In Solanum lycopersicum chromosome 5, SLM_r2.1, the following are encoded in one genomic region:
- the LOC101265132 gene encoding prefoldin subunit 3, translating to MAAAAACSSYTGEVTERRGIPAASFVQDVQSYLSQSGLDVNSALAFLQERLQQYRVVEMKLLAQQRDLQAKIPDIEKCLDIVATLQAKKDSNEALVADFEVSEGIYSRAKIEDAESVCLWLGANVMLQYSCEEATALLQTNLENAKASLEVLVADLQFLRDQVTITQVTTARVYNWDVHQRRVRQATTPKES from the exons ATGGCGGCGGCGGCGGCGTGTTCTTCATACACCGGTGAAGTGACGGAGAGAAGAGGTATACCGGCGGCATCATTCGTACAAGACGTTCAGTCTTATCTCAGCCAATCTGGTCTCGATGTTAACTCTGCTCTTGCATTCCTACAAGAAAG ACTTCAGCAGTACCGAGTGGTTGAAATGAAACTTCTGGCCCAGCAGAGGGATCTTCAG GCAAAGATTCCTGACATAGAGAAATGCTTGGATATAGTTGCTACTTTGCAAGCTAAGAAGGACAGCAATGAG GCACTAGTCGCTGATTTTGAAGTGTCAGAAGGTATTTATTCCCGGGCTAAGATTGAAGATGCTGAATCTGTGTGTTTATGGCTAGGGGCAAATGTCATGCTACAGTATTCATGCGAAGAG GCTACTGCCCTTCTTCAAACAAACTTGGAAAATGCAAAAGCCAGTTTAGAGGTTCTTGTGGCTGATCTACAATTTTTGAGGGATCAAGTGACAATTACTCAG GTCACAACTGCTCGTGTATACAACTGGGATGTTCATCAACGTAGAGTTCGACAAGCTACCACTCCCAAAGAATCATGA
- the LOC101248301 gene encoding zeatin O-xylosyltransferase-like: MDNTEKLANLKKQLGDGVAVVMVPFQTQSHLDPFLQFACLISSYGLSVHYLSLPSYNHDTKARATMLNPCDLDTIHFHDLEMIPTPLDPEIPSEVPKHFHLFWNVTMHLRESITSFLRDISSKSRRIIMIHDCLMCYNVQDISSFDNAESYIFSPVISAFGMYCDHLFPHVGLPIPIEQQLLQKLPSSEGWYCEEIMRIGSFQVQYIGKSSAGDIHNTSKVMEGSNTFIDLLGIGQDKKQWAIGPVLRPIKNEKNGFPCLDWLDEQPPNSVLYISYDMLTSFSDEQIKELAMGLELSKQKFIWLLKDPDNTDIYLGANLNREFEFHAGFEERLNGVGLLVRDWAPQTEILAHSSIGGFLSACDWTSCVETVTMGVPIIAWPTHSDHPKNGFLLTELLKIGLVITEWDKKRDEMVTASTIDNVVRKLMASEEGDEVRKRAKELGEAVRKSTEKGGASRMELDYFIAHITR; encoded by the coding sequence ATGGATAACACTGAGAAACTTGCAAACTTGAAGAAACAATTAGGTGATGGAGTTGCTGTAGTTATGGTTCCATTTCAAACACAAAGCCATCTTGATCCTTTTCTCCAATTTGCTTGCTTAATCTCTTCTTATGGTCTCTCTGTTCATTATCTTAGCCTACCTAGTTACAATCACGACACTAAGGCTCGTGCCACGATGTTAAATCCTTGCGATTTAGACACTATTCATTTTCATGACCTCGAAATGATTCCTACCCCACTCGACCCTGAAATCCCTAGTGAAGTACCTAAACACTTCCATTTATTCTGGAATGTTACCATGCATCTCCGCGAATCCATTACTTCCTTCTTACGTGATATTTCGTCTAAATCAAGACGAATTATCATGATACATGACTGTCTAATGTGTTATAATGTTCAGGATATTTCATCTTTCGATAATGCAGAGTCATACATCTTTAGCCCTGTGATTTCGGCCTTTGGTATGTATTGCGATCACTTATTTCCTCACGTTGGATTGCCTATCCCTATTGAACAACAACTACTTCAAAAGCTACCATCCTCTGAAGGATGGTATTGCGAAGAGATCATGCGAATAGGATCTTTTCAAGTTCAATATATAGGGAAGAGCTCCGCGGGTGATATTCATAATACAAGCAAAGTAATGGAAGGTAGTAATACTTTTATCGACTTGCTTGGAATCGGACAAGACAAGAAGCAATGGGCGATAGGACCGGTTCTCCGGCCtattaagaatgaaaaaaatggaTTCCCCTGTTTGGATTGGTTGGATGAACAACCTCCAAACTCAGTTCTTTACATATCTTATGATATGTTGACTTCATTTTCTGATGAACAAATTAAGGAACTAGCAATGGGTTTAGAGCTTAGCAAACAAAAGTTCATATGGTTGTTGAAGGATCCTGATAATACTGATATCTATCTCGGGGCAAACCTCAATAGAGAATTTGAGTTTCATGCAGGGTTTGAGGAAAGACTAAACGGGGTCGGGTTACTAGTTAGAGATTGGGCACCACAAACCGAAATCTTGGCTCATTCATCCATTGGCGGGTTCTTAAGTGCGTGTGATTGGACTTCTTGTGTAGAGACCGTTACTATGGGAGTCCCAATAATTGCTTGGCCCACACACTCTgaccacccaaaaaatggttttttgTTAACAGAACTGTTGAAAATAGGCCTGGTTATAACGGAATGGGATAAGAAACGCGATGAGATGGTCACTGCATCCACCATTGATAATGTCGTGAGGAAGTTAATGGCATCAGAAGAAGGCGACGAGGTTAGGAAAAGAGCAAAAGAGTTGGGAGAAGCCGTGAGGAAGTCTACTGAGAAAGGGGGTGCTTCTCGAATGGAGTTGGATTATTTTATCGCGCATATCACTAGATAG